Genomic window (Streptomyces sp. LX-29):
CGGCCGTGGAGCGGGGAGAGCTTGACGACCAGGCTCATCTGGGTGGGGGAGTTGACGATCTCGGCGAGGGTCCAGACGCAGACGGTGAGGGCGTAGACGCCCAGCGAGCCGGCGAAGGCGGTGAGGCCGAAGCCGTAGCCGGCCAGCAGGGCGGAGAGGACCAGCAGCCGCCGCGGGTCGCGGTGCTCGATGAGCCGGGTGACGGGGATCTGCATGGCGACGATCAGAACGCCGTTGACGGCGGCGACCAGGCCGTAGTCGGCGCTGGAGAAGCCCTCGGCGCCCATGGCGACGGGGAGGCCGACCATCCCCTGCTGGAAGATCAGGGAGATGAGGAAGGAGAGCCCGACCACGCTCATGAAGCGGCCGTCGCGGAGCACCGTGCTCAGCCGGACCTCCGGCTCCGCCGCCGCGCCGTCGGCCCGGGGGGTGTGCTCGGGCCGGGACTCCGGCAGTTTCACGAAGACCACCACGGCGCAGGCGAGGGTGAGCGCGGCCTCGCCGAGGAAGCAGGCGAGGTAGCTGTACTCGGCCAGGAATCCGGCGGCCGCGGCGGAGACGCCGAAGCCCAGGTTGATGGCCCAGTAGTTCAGCGCGAAGGCCCGCACCCGGTCCTTCGGGGGCACGATGTCGGCCAGCATCGCCTGCACGGCGGGGCGCGAGGCGTTGACGGCCGCGCCGACGACGAAGGCCATGGCCGCGATGGCCACCGGGTGCCGCATGAAGCCCAGGGCGGCGACCGAGAGGGCGGTGGCGATCTGCCCGATCAGCATGGTCGGCCGCCGGCCCAGCCGGTCGGCCAGCACCCCGGCGCCGAGCGAGGAGACCACGCCGCCGAGCCCGTGCAGGGCGGCGACCAGGCCCGCGTACGAGGCGGAGTAGCCGCGCTCCACGGTCAGGTAGAGGGCCATGTAGGTGGCGACGAAGGCGCCGAGCCGGTTGACCAGGGTGCTGGTCCACAGCCACCAGAACGCGCGGGGCAGCCCCGAGACGCTCTCTTTCGCCGCCCTCTTCATCGTGGCCAAGGACACGTGCCGCTCCCCCGAGTGTGCCAGCTTGCGTAAGAGCCTAATCGGCCCAGCGCAGCTTACTTCCCCTGGCGGTCGGGGCGCCATGGATTTCCATTAGGCTCGACGACATGGCCGACGCACCGTACAAGCTGATCCTCCTCCGCCACGGCGAGAGCGAGTGGAACGCGAAGAACCTGTTCACCGGCTGGGTGGACGTCAACCTCAACGAGAAGGGCGAGAAGGAGGCGGTCCGCGGCGGTGAGCTGCTGAAGGACGCCGGCCTGCTCCCCGATGTGGTCCACACCTCGCTCCAGAAGCGCGCCATCCGCACCGCGCAGCTGGCGCTGGAGAGCGCCGACCGGCACTGGATCCCGGTGCACCGCTCCTGGCGGCTCAACGAGCGCCACTACGGCGCGCTGCAGGGCAAGGACAAGGCGCAGACCCTCGCCGAGTTCGGCGAGGAGCAGTTCATGCTGTGGCGCCGCTCCTACGACACCCCGCCGCCGCCGCTGGAGGACGGCACCGAGTGGTCGCAGAGCGACGACCCGCGTTACGCGACCATCCCGAGCGAGCTGCGTCCGCGCACCGAGTGCCTCAAGGACGTCGTCACCCGCATGCTGCCGTACTGGTACGACGGCATCCTCCCGGACCTGCTCGCCGGCCGCACCGTGCTGGTCGCCGCCCACGGCAACAGCCTGCGCGCGCTGGTCAAGCACCTGGACGGGATCTCCGACGCCGACATCGCGGGGCTGAACATCCCCACCGGCATCCCGCTCGCCTACGAGCTCGACGCGGACTTCCGCCCGCTCACCCCGGGCGGCACCTACCTCGACCCGGAGGCCGCCAAGGCCGCCATCGAGGCCGTCAAGAACCAGGGCAAGAAGAAGTAAGAACCAGCGATCAAGCCCCCTACCTGCGGATTCTCCGCGAGTAGGGGGCTTGTCCCTGCTCGCGGCCCGCTATGAGGCACCCGTCCTGGTCGCAGCCATCAGCGAGGGGCTGGGAGGGGGTGGTGGCGGGCGCATGGCTCCGCGGGTGACCACGGGACCCAGGAAAGAGCCGCACGCCAAACGGGTCGTCCGAAGGCCCAGTCCTGAAGCACCTTCGCCACGGGTTCCACCGCGAAGACCCCGTGCTCGCGGGGTACCCACGCCTGGAAGTGCCTGTCCGGCCCTCCCTCGCGGTACTCCACCTGATAGCTCAGGTCGTCGTTGAGATACACCTGCATGTAGTGCTGGTCAGCGGGTTCCGCGTGGAGCCGCCTCACGACGACGAACCGACAGCTGAGACTCATGTCGGCCAGCAGGTCGTGGAGCTGTTCCTCGGACGGGTCGTCCCAGGTCGTCCCGTCCGCCTCGATCGCTTGAAGCACTGGTGCCGCCATGCGGTGACTCTACTGACCGATCACGCCCCGAAGAAGTAGCGCGGATTCGCCCTGGTTTCCCTCTTACGGCCCAGCGTGCAGCGGCCTGTGGGGGCCCTTACGGTGAGAGGGCAAGCCGCCGACGCGCTGGGGGGTGTCCCTGCGGATGGCGCGTGTCGGCCTCCGTATGGCACCCGGAAGGCGGTCCCGGCATGGCCACCATGTCAGACACTCCCGTTCTCGACACTCTCGCCGCCATGACGGTCGACTCGGTCGAACGCTGTGGCCTGGACGAGAACACGCTCATCCTCATCCGCATGGCCGCGCTCGCGGCCATGGACGCACCGGCGATCTCCTACCTCGCGCACATCGACCCGGCCATGAAGGCCGATCTGACGGCCGAGCAGCTCCAGGACGTCCTCGTCGCCATCGCCCCCATCGTGGGCACGGCACGGGTCATGTCGGCCGCGACCCATATGACCGAGGCGCTCGGCCTCACCCTGGCCCTGGCGGAGTCCCAGGCCGAGGAGATGGCCAACGCGGGCGCCCAGAGCCGGAACAAGCCCTGAGCCGACCGGGCGGGTCCTGAGCCGGCCCGGCGGGTCCCGAGCCGACCGGGCGCGTGCCGAGACATGGCAGGGCCCCCGACCGGACGTCGGTCGGGGGCCCTCCGTACGTGGTCGTACGGGTCAGGTTCAGCCGCAGGAGCCGCCACAGTTGCAGGGGCCGCCGGACTGGCAGCCGCACTGGCAGCTGGGGCCGCAGTTGCAGCCGCTGTTCTCCACGGGAGGTGCTATGCGCGAGACGGGGCTGGAGGAGTTCGCCATGGGTGTACCTCCTGGAATGGGGTCAATCCTGAGAGCTATTCCACTCCTGTCGGTAAGGGCGCATCAAGGGCGCGTAGCGGCATTCGGCCGCATCTTCTCCCGGTGCGGCCGGAAAGCGGCTCAGGCCCCGTCGACCGGCTCGGCCGGAACGATCTCGTCCGCGTGCTCGCCGGTGACCAGGTAGACCACGCGCTTGGCGACCGACACCGCGTGGTCGGCGAAGCGCTCGTAGTAGCGGCCCAGCAGGGTCACGTCCACGGCGGTCTCGATGCCGTGCTTCCAGCGGTCGTCCATCAGGTGCTGGAAGAGCGTGCGGTGCAGCAGGTCCATCGCGTCGTCGTCGTGCTCCAGCTGGAGCGCCAGGTCGACGTCCTTGGTGATGATCACCTCGGCCGCCTTGGCCATCAGCCGCTGGGCGAGCTGACCCATCTCCAGGATGGTGGCGTGCAGGTCGCGCGGGACCGCGGTGTCCGGGAAGCGCAACCGGGCCAGCTTGGCCACGTGCTGGGCCAGGTCGCCGGAGCGCTCCAGGTCGGCGCTCATCCGCAGGCTGGTGACCACGATCCGCAGATCGGTGGCGACCGGCTGCTGGCGGGCGAGCAGGGCTATCGCGCGGGCCTCCAGGTCGCGCTGGAGGTCGTCGACCTTCTCGTCGGCGGCGATGACGCTCTCGGCGAGCTTCAGGTCCGCGTCGAGCATCGACGTCGTGGCGCGGCCGATGGCCGACCCGACGAGCCGGGCCATCTCGACCAGGCCCTCGCCGATCGAATCGAGCTCCTCGTGGTAGGCGTCCCGCATCACTGACCTTCTCTCGTCTCTCTGCCCGACTGTCATGCCGGTTCCACCATGCCTACGGTCCGGCTGAAACGCGTCGGGTTTCGGCATGTTGTATGAACGCACCCAGACCCCTCGGTGAACTCTGGGGAACAAACATTTTCGAACGGCGGATGCCCGCCCCGCCCGGCGAGCACCGGCCGGCCGGGCGGCGCGGGCGGAATGAACCGGCACTGACTCCCGGGTGAACTCTCGGAAACGTCTCCCGGGGGGAGCCCCTCGACGGCTAGGGGACGGTCCCGCGGCACGCATAACCTGGATGCATGAACGTGGACGCGGCCGTCGCCGCACTGGCAGCGATCGCCGGTCTGTGCACCGGCGTGATCGCCATGCTGGCGTTCCGCTGGAGTGAGCGCGACCAGGCCAAGCCCACGCGGTCCTCCCTGCACACCGACGCCGTGCTGCCGCCGGGCGTGGACACCGTGCTCTCGGTGCTGCGCTCCTCGGCCGTGGTGCTCGACGAGGCGGACGCCGTCGTCAAGGCCAGCTCCGCCGCGTACGCCCTCGGACTGGTGCGCGGCGGCAAGCTCGCCGTCGAGCCCATGATGCAGATGGCGCGCGACACCCGGCGGGACGGGGAGATACGCCAGATCGAGCTGGACCTGCCCCGGCGCGGCACGGGCCGCGGCGACGCGCTGGCCGTTTCCGCCAGAGTCGCCCCGCTCGGTTCCCGGCTGGTGCTGCTGCTGGTGGAGGACCTCACCGAGGCCCGCCGCATCGAGGCCGTACGACGCGACTTCGTGGCCAATGTCAGCCACGAGCTCAAGACCCCGGTCGGCGCGCTCTCGCTGCTCTCCGAGGCCGTGATGGACGCCTCCGACGACCCCGAGGCGGTCACCCGCTTCGCCGGGCGGATGCAGATCGAGGCGACCCGGCTCACCAACCTGGTCCAGGAGCTCATCGACCTCTCCCGGGTGCAGAACGACGACCCGCTGGAGGACGCCGAGCCGGTGCGGGTGGACGAGCTGGTCACCGAGGCCATCGACCGCTGCCGCCACCAGGCGGGCACCAAGCAGATCACCATGGCCACCTCGTTGGTGGTGCCCGGAGGGGCCTCGGGTGAGGACGGACGGGCGAGCGGCTCCGTCGACCTCCATGTGTGGGGGAACCGCGGGCAGCTCGCGGCGGCGCTGGGCAACCTCGTCGAGAACGCCGTGAACTACAGCCCCGCCCGCACCCGGGTCGGGATCGCCGCCCGGCGGGTGGTGGCCCCCGGTGGGGATCTGATCGAGATAGCGGTGACCGACCAGGGCATCGGCATCTCCGAGAAGGACCGTGAGCGGGTCTTCGAGCGCTTCTACCGCGTCGATCCGGCCCGCTCGCGACAGACCGGCGGGACCGGCCTCGGCCTCGCCATCGTCAAGCACGTGGCCGCCTCGCACGGCGGGGAGGTCACGGTGTGGAGCGCCGAAGGCCAGGGCTCCACCTTCACCCTGCGCCTGCCGGAGGCAGGCAGCGTCCGGGATCGGGCCGCGGCCAAGGCGGAGCGCGAGCGCAGCCGCCTCGGTCACCCCCTGATCGGCCCCGAGGACCTCGAAGGCGAGGACCCGGACCGGGCGTACGAGACCTTCACCAACGATCCGCTTTCAGCCCCGGAGGTCCTTCCGTGACCCGAGTGCTCGTCGTCGAGGACGAAGAGTCGTTCAGCGATGCGTTGTCGTACATGCTCCGCAAGGAGGGATTCGAGGTCGCCATCGCGACAACGGGGCCCGAGGGGCTGGATGAGTTCGAGCGCAACGGCGCCGATCTGGTGCTGCTCGACCTCATGCTGCCCGGGTTGCCGGGGACCGAGGTGTGCCGCCAGCTCCGCGGCCGCTCCAACGTCCCGGTGATCATGGTGACCGCCAAGGACAGCGAGATCGACAAGGTCGTCGGGCTGGAGATAGGAGCCGACGACTACGTGACCAAGCCCTTCTCGTCGCGCGAGCTGGTGGCCCGCATCCGGGCCGTGCTGCGCCGCCGTGGCGAGCCGGAGGAGGTCGCCCCGGCCGCCCTGGAGGCGGGCCCGGTGCGGATGGACGTGGACCGGCACGTGGTGACGGTCGGCGGCGGCAAGGTCGACCTCCCGCTGAAGGAGTTCGACCTCCTGGAGATGCTGCTGCGCAACGCGGGGCGCGTGCTGACCCGCATGCAGCTGATCGACCGCGTCTGGGGCGCCGACTACGTGGGCGACACCAAGACCCTCGACGTCCACGTCAAGCGGCTGCGCGCCAAGATCGAGCCGGACCCGGGCGCCCCGCGGTACCTGGTGACGGTGCGCGGTCTGGGCTACAAGTTCGAGCCGTAGAACGCGCCGCGGGCGCGAGGTGTAGAGCGCCGTAGGCCCGGTCCTCCACCGGGCTGAGCGGCGCCTACGACGCGTGAGGGCGGCCCCGGGGCTTCCGGGGCCGCCCTCACGCGTGTTCGCCGCTACGCCCGCGCGTACGCCCCTGTCGTAGGCGTCCGCGCGGGCGGGGCGGGTGGATCAGTGACCGGCGTGGGCGCCGTTCGGGTCGGGCTCGCCCGGGGCGACCGCGCCGCCGGGGGTGGTGGCCGCGCCGCCCGGCGTGTTCGTCTCGGTGCCGGGCTTCGGGTTCTTCGGGTTCTCGGGGCCGGCCGGGGTGCCGGTGGGAGAGCCGGTCGGGGTGCCCGCCGGAGGGGTCTCACCGGTCGGGGTGCCCGGCTTGGTCGGGGTCTGCGGCTTGGGGGCGGTCGGCGGCTCCGCCGGGCCCCACTTGTCGAAGTAGCTGGTGGCCGGCACCACGAAGGCGTCCAGCGAGACCTTGCCGGTGTCGCTGAAGTCGAAGGTCACGGTCTGCGCGTCGCCGTCCTTGACCGCCTCGCGGCCACTGGGGATCACCGCGGAGGCGTTGCCCTTGCCGCCGAGCGTCAGCGAGCCGTT
Coding sequences:
- a CDS encoding MFS transporter, with translation MSLATMKRAAKESVSGLPRAFWWLWTSTLVNRLGAFVATYMALYLTVERGYSASYAGLVAALHGLGGVVSSLGAGVLADRLGRRPTMLIGQIATALSVAALGFMRHPVAIAAMAFVVGAAVNASRPAVQAMLADIVPPKDRVRAFALNYWAINLGFGVSAAAAGFLAEYSYLACFLGEAALTLACAVVVFVKLPESRPEHTPRADGAAAEPEVRLSTVLRDGRFMSVVGLSFLISLIFQQGMVGLPVAMGAEGFSSADYGLVAAVNGVLIVAMQIPVTRLIEHRDPRRLLVLSALLAGYGFGLTAFAGSLGVYALTVCVWTLAEIVNSPTQMSLVVKLSPLHGRGRYQGVYTMSWSVAALAAPLAAGQVIDRYGAGWLWAGCAVLGTVAALGYWLLMRNLAEREETVAARAEDRRDTGDAEADADTNAGTDANAPGSVA
- a CDS encoding phosphoglyceromutase, with product MADAPYKLILLRHGESEWNAKNLFTGWVDVNLNEKGEKEAVRGGELLKDAGLLPDVVHTSLQKRAIRTAQLALESADRHWIPVHRSWRLNERHYGALQGKDKAQTLAEFGEEQFMLWRRSYDTPPPPLEDGTEWSQSDDPRYATIPSELRPRTECLKDVVTRMLPYWYDGILPDLLAGRTVLVAAHGNSLRALVKHLDGISDADIAGLNIPTGIPLAYELDADFRPLTPGGTYLDPEAAKAAIEAVKNQGKKK
- a CDS encoding carboxymuconolactone decarboxylase family protein, whose translation is MATMSDTPVLDTLAAMTVDSVERCGLDENTLILIRMAALAAMDAPAISYLAHIDPAMKADLTAEQLQDVLVAIAPIVGTARVMSAATHMTEALGLTLALAESQAEEMANAGAQSRNKP
- the phoU gene encoding phosphate signaling complex protein PhoU; translation: MRDAYHEELDSIGEGLVEMARLVGSAIGRATTSMLDADLKLAESVIAADEKVDDLQRDLEARAIALLARQQPVATDLRIVVTSLRMSADLERSGDLAQHVAKLARLRFPDTAVPRDLHATILEMGQLAQRLMAKAAEVIITKDVDLALQLEHDDDAMDLLHRTLFQHLMDDRWKHGIETAVDVTLLGRYYERFADHAVSVAKRVVYLVTGEHADEIVPAEPVDGA
- a CDS encoding ATP-binding protein; the encoded protein is MNVDAAVAALAAIAGLCTGVIAMLAFRWSERDQAKPTRSSLHTDAVLPPGVDTVLSVLRSSAVVLDEADAVVKASSAAYALGLVRGGKLAVEPMMQMARDTRRDGEIRQIELDLPRRGTGRGDALAVSARVAPLGSRLVLLLVEDLTEARRIEAVRRDFVANVSHELKTPVGALSLLSEAVMDASDDPEAVTRFAGRMQIEATRLTNLVQELIDLSRVQNDDPLEDAEPVRVDELVTEAIDRCRHQAGTKQITMATSLVVPGGASGEDGRASGSVDLHVWGNRGQLAAALGNLVENAVNYSPARTRVGIAARRVVAPGGDLIEIAVTDQGIGISEKDRERVFERFYRVDPARSRQTGGTGLGLAIVKHVAASHGGEVTVWSAEGQGSTFTLRLPEAGSVRDRAAAKAERERSRLGHPLIGPEDLEGEDPDRAYETFTNDPLSAPEVLP
- a CDS encoding response regulator transcription factor, which codes for MTRVLVVEDEESFSDALSYMLRKEGFEVAIATTGPEGLDEFERNGADLVLLDLMLPGLPGTEVCRQLRGRSNVPVIMVTAKDSEIDKVVGLEIGADDYVTKPFSSRELVARIRAVLRRRGEPEEVAPAALEAGPVRMDVDRHVVTVGGGKVDLPLKEFDLLEMLLRNAGRVLTRMQLIDRVWGADYVGDTKTLDVHVKRLRAKIEPDPGAPRYLVTVRGLGYKFEP
- a CDS encoding DUF461 domain-containing protein is translated as MSSDLRRGALAATALVLSIAPLSACAAGNDAQTLEIKPDNAATSVGGIKLQNATLITQPDLKDRGPAVISVKIFNNGQRDQTLEGIAVKGAGEPVKLTPAKGSGKLVVPANGSLTLGGKGNASAVIPSGREAVKDGDAQTVTFDFSDTGKVSLDAFVVPATSYFDKWGPAEPPTAPKPQTPTKPGTPTGETPPAGTPTGSPTGTPAGPENPKNPKPGTETNTPGGAATTPGGAVAPGEPDPNGAHAGH